A genomic window from Anolis carolinensis isolate JA03-04 unplaced genomic scaffold, rAnoCar3.1.pri scaffold_13, whole genome shotgun sequence includes:
- the drg2 gene encoding developmentally-regulated GTP-binding protein 2 isoform X1 has product MGILEKIAEIEKEIARTQKNKATEYHLGLLKAKLAKYRAQLLEPSKSGAAKGEGFDVMKSGDARVALIGFPSVGKSTFLSLMTSTASEAASYEFTTLTCIPGVIEYKGANIQLLDLPGIIEGAAQGKGRGRQVIAVARTSDVVIMMLDATKGEVQRALLERELESVGIRLNKSKPNIYFKPKKGGGISFNSTVTLTQCSEKLVQLILHEYKIFNAEVLFREDCSPDEFIDVIVGNRVYMPCLYVYNKIDQISMEEVDRLARKPHSVVISCGMKLNLDYLLERLWECLALTCIFTKKRGQRPDFSDAIILRKGASVEHVCHSIHRTLASQFKYALVWGTSTKYSPQRVGLNHLMEHEDVIQVVKK; this is encoded by the exons ATGGGGATCTTGGAGAAGATCGCGGAGATCGAAAAAGAGATCGCCCGGACGCAGAAAAACAAAG CAACGGAGTACCATCTTGGCCTGCTGAAGGCCAAGCTCGCCAAGTACAGAGCCCAGCTCCTGGAACCATCCAAATCGGGCGCTGCGAAGGGCGAAGGCTTCGATGTGATGAAGTCGGGAGATGCCCGAGTGGCGCTCATTGGTTTCCCTTCTGTGGGTAAG tCTACATTTTTGAGTTTAATGACTTCCACGGCCAGTGAGGCGGCTTCTTATGAATTTACAACATTGACCTGTATTCCTGGAGTCATCGAG TACAAAGGAGCCAACATCCAGCTTCTGGATCTTCCTGGGATCATTGAAGGAGCAGCACAAG gAAAAGGTCGCGGGCGCCAAGTGATCGCTGTGGCTCGTACGTCGGATGTTGTCATCATGATGCTGGATGCCACCAAAGGGGAAGTGCAGAG AGCTCTCTTGGAAAGGGAGCTGGAGTCGGTGGGCATCCGGTTGAACAAAAGCAAGCCCAATATCTACTTCAAG CCCAAGAAAGGCGGCGGCATCTCTTTCAACTCCACAGTGACCCTGACCCAGTGCTCCGAGAAACTGGTGCAGCTCATCCTCCATGAATACA AAATCTTCAATGCGGAGGTGCTATTCCGGGAGGATTGTTCGCCGGACGAATTCATCGATGTCATTGTCGGCAACCGCGTCTACATGCCTTGCCTTTAT GTTTACAACAAAATAGACCAGATCTCCATGGAGGAAGTAGACCGTCTGGCCCGGAAACCTCACAGCGTTGTTATTAG TTGCGGAATGAAGCTGAACTTAGACTACTTGCTGGAGAGGCTATGGGAATGCCTGGCCCTGACCTGCATCTTCACAAAGAAAAGGGGAC AGAGACCGGATTTCTCTGATGCCATCATTCTCCGGAAAGGGGCCTCCGTAGAGCATGTG TGCCATAGTATTCATCGGACGTTAGCCAGCCAGTTCAAGTACGCCCTGGTTTGG GGCACCAGCACCAAGTACAGCCCCCAGCGAGTGGGGCTCAACCACTTGATGGAACACGAAGACGTCATCCAAGTGGTCAAAAAATAA
- the drg2 gene encoding developmentally-regulated GTP-binding protein 2 isoform X2: MGILEKIAEIEKEIARTQKNKATEYHLGLLKAKLAKYRAQLLEPSKSGAAKGEGFDVMKSGDARVALIGFPSVGKSTFLSLMTSTASEAASYEFTTLTCIPGVIEYKGANIQLLDLPGIIEGAAQGKGRGRQVIAVARTSDVVIMMLDATKGEVQRALLERELESVGIRLNKSKPNIYFKPKKGGGISFNSTVTLTQCSEKLVQLILHEYKIFNAEVLFREDCSPDEFIDVIVGNRVYMPCLYVYNKIDQISMEEVDRLARKPHSVVISCGMKLNLDYLLERLWECLALTCIFTKKRGQRPDFSDAIILRKGASVEHVCHSIHRTLASQFKYKSHCPPTG; encoded by the exons ATGGGGATCTTGGAGAAGATCGCGGAGATCGAAAAAGAGATCGCCCGGACGCAGAAAAACAAAG CAACGGAGTACCATCTTGGCCTGCTGAAGGCCAAGCTCGCCAAGTACAGAGCCCAGCTCCTGGAACCATCCAAATCGGGCGCTGCGAAGGGCGAAGGCTTCGATGTGATGAAGTCGGGAGATGCCCGAGTGGCGCTCATTGGTTTCCCTTCTGTGGGTAAG tCTACATTTTTGAGTTTAATGACTTCCACGGCCAGTGAGGCGGCTTCTTATGAATTTACAACATTGACCTGTATTCCTGGAGTCATCGAG TACAAAGGAGCCAACATCCAGCTTCTGGATCTTCCTGGGATCATTGAAGGAGCAGCACAAG gAAAAGGTCGCGGGCGCCAAGTGATCGCTGTGGCTCGTACGTCGGATGTTGTCATCATGATGCTGGATGCCACCAAAGGGGAAGTGCAGAG AGCTCTCTTGGAAAGGGAGCTGGAGTCGGTGGGCATCCGGTTGAACAAAAGCAAGCCCAATATCTACTTCAAG CCCAAGAAAGGCGGCGGCATCTCTTTCAACTCCACAGTGACCCTGACCCAGTGCTCCGAGAAACTGGTGCAGCTCATCCTCCATGAATACA AAATCTTCAATGCGGAGGTGCTATTCCGGGAGGATTGTTCGCCGGACGAATTCATCGATGTCATTGTCGGCAACCGCGTCTACATGCCTTGCCTTTAT GTTTACAACAAAATAGACCAGATCTCCATGGAGGAAGTAGACCGTCTGGCCCGGAAACCTCACAGCGTTGTTATTAG TTGCGGAATGAAGCTGAACTTAGACTACTTGCTGGAGAGGCTATGGGAATGCCTGGCCCTGACCTGCATCTTCACAAAGAAAAGGGGAC AGAGACCGGATTTCTCTGATGCCATCATTCTCCGGAAAGGGGCCTCCGTAGAGCATGTG TGCCATAGTATTCATCGGACGTTAGCCAGCCAGTTCAAGTACAAATCCCATTGTCCCCCAACTGGttag